ACCACACTCCTGTTGCTATAGGAACACCAGAGCTGCAATCACCCAGGTCTCAGCATAATTCCCATCTCCTGCTTCCAAACTGCACTGCTTCCATTTCCAGACCTGCCAgagcccagtgccagcccacCCTTCAGGAATGGAAGGAATTGGGGAACGGGAAACGTGGCTTTTATGCAGGAGATGCCCCTGAGCAGAAAACTTCCTGAGAGGTGCTTTGCTTGTCCTCAAAAACATGTGAGAAAGCCTTAATTTCACCATTTTGAGCTGGAGAAACCTAAGGAGTGTGAGCTGCCTTAGCTGTTGCTGCAATGCAGGCAAGACCAATATGTTAATATCCCAAAACAACTCCTGATTCCAGCCCCTCTCTAGCACACACACTGGTTGAACAGAGATGCCTCTGGGTTCCTCAGTTATTCCTGCTGCcctaaaaacaaagcaacaaacaaCCCACAGATGCCAGATAAAAAGCTccccaaggaaagaaaagcaccCTGTATTTTACACTTCCCTAAAGGTATTAACAACACTGCAGCAATGACTGAACACTAAAATGGTTATAAAAAAATGCGAGCATGGCATTAATGTCAGACTCTTGATTAATACTACATTTAAGCATTAAATATCTCATGTTGGAGTTTTATAACTGTTGTTTTAGAGTTTTATAACTGTTGTTTTAGAGTTTTATAACTGCTGTTCAAGCTTTGCTGGGTTACTGAGAGCTCATCCCCTCTGCTACCAGTTCACCTTGCAGTGgataataaagtatttttaatacatCAGATAAGCCTTCTCTAGAGAAGACTATCAAAGTCAACACACTGAGGGACTCAGCACTTCCTGAGAGTCTGGAATACACTGAAAAGAAAGGGCAAATAGAGTTGGAAttggaaagaaaggggaaaaaaaaagactattttcAGACTGGAGTACACTTTCTGGCCATTCAAAATCCCTTCACGGATCTGTTGCTCCAATACATGTTGCAGCACTAAATGTGAAGAGTTTAGAACACAAATTAGAAAGATTTGCACTGATTTCCACTTGATATCTGCTCCAACACCTTAGAAAGGCTGGGATATATCTGATTACTACCTGATTTACATAAAGATACTCTGAATATTTGAGCTGCCTGTCAGGAAAACAAGATTCACTCCAAGAGCAGGCAATTCTTCAGGAGTGGAGGTGTTCCAGATGTAAAGGGAAATCTGTAAACACCTGAACAGATGAATTCCTTTTGAAAGCAAGATAAGAAGTAAAGagataaataatataaatttcttctcttccagtaAAAATAACCACAAACTCAAGGAGAGGCTTAGCCTTCAGGCTCACTTAGCAATTACAGAGGTATTCTAAGATGCTTCTTGATCAAAATTAGCCATTAACTTCCACTGCTGGCCCCTAAGACAGCAAGCAGAGTATCAGGGAGGAACTTCAAGTATCAGAGATATTGTTATTAACAGTGGCTCACTGAGGGTTTATGGCACAAGCCTGAATTCAGCAGGGACAGAGGCAACTTCTTTCTTCAAGGCACTGGCACATCCCTGCAAAAATGGACACAGAGGCTGCAGTGACTCCCTGTGGTCAAACAGGCTCTCACAGAGGACTGGTAGATCTGTATCAGAAATCCTGCTGGGCAGCACCATCCCCTGCcaagctcagcagcctcaggtCACTGCTGGGAGGCCACCAGCCAGCCCTTCTGAGCCAGCACTGCATGGATGCACAACAAAGAAAAGCATCAAAACTGTAAGAGAGGCTGTGAGACACTTAAAAAATTCGAGACTATCCATCTTCTATACtcttgtcaaaaaaaaaagcaaaaaccaaaccaaaccaatccCAAACAACCTTCCTGTAACTCTGGAGCCAGACTCCAGCATTTtggagctgaaacctgcaggtgCATAACAAAGCTCTCAGAGTGCTAATGGCAAGGATGtcgttcctttttttttgggggaacAAAATGAGGATGTGAAGTCAGCTCAGTGTCTTTTGTGCCTGCTGGAGAAAAGTGGCTCTAAAGATAGGTCTGGGACAAGTCAGGCTGTGGAACAAAGGGTCGTGAAACCCTCTGAGGGCCAACTCCTTGGAAGTTACTCCTTAAATAACACACCTTTTGTTGTTAAGGCaagttgcattaaaaaaaaaccacaaaaatccaCAGGAGATTCAGtggaaacagcagaaaagcagggaagaaaattcCTGTGAGCAACCCTGGAGCACACGGAGCAGTCGGTGTGAGGACTCACATGGGTTTTCAGCACAAGATAATGCCATCTAGTGGAGATGGAATCTCCCTCAGGGTGGAAAACTGGACACTCCTGTGACTGTATTCCTGATTTCCAGTCATTTCACAGTGGACCCTCCCTGTGTCACCGAGCCCAGGATGCAGCAgaagggacagacagacagactgagATTGCTGCTGTGGAGCCCCCACGCCCCAGAgcaaagggcagcagcagcactggctgagAGGAACCTGGAGAGATTTCTGAGGAAATCCAAGTGCTGAGCAATAAATTGCAGCTGCAGCTTTGTCTTTCTCCGAAAGTATTTGGTTATGTTTCCTCAATTCCATTTGTACTCCatgcttttctctccttcattTGGAGAGATGGCCCCTCTGAACATGAAAAGAACCAACATCCTTTCCCACTTCTCTAAATATTTaactattttcttcctttgttgtTTTCCCCCCACCATCAAGAAAAATCTTAATGGTCAGGCCAACAGTTTAATTATAATTTGGGAAGACTGAAGGTAGATTGTGGGGTCAAATCTCCCAGGAAAGACATGAGAGTCTCAGATTAGATCCAAGCAAGCATCCCCAGGGAGGGCTTCACTTCCCTATGGACAAAGTTTTAAGAATCTTCAAGGACTTCATGAAAATGATGACAGAGGAATCAGTTGCCAACTGTTCAAATATGGGACAAAGACCATTTTTTGAACAGCATGTGAAGCTCTTACATTTCCTGCATTGCCTGATTAGTGAGTTGAGCAGCAGATTAAGGAACTCTTGGTCTTTCTTTcagtaacattttaaaagtcacatcaaaattcaattttttcagTCTGCAAGGtgggaaaaatataatttcacagACAGTAAAATGAGACAGTTTAGACAGTGACTTGGATCAAGgtgtgcaggagcagagctgttgGAAGGACCTGTGTCCCCTGGCTGGAGTTCTCTCATCTTTGCCAAAGTGCAGGTAATTCCACGTGGAtttgcactgaaaatgaaactttttttaagGACAACACTGAAAAATGCCAACTGCAGCTAAGGCAAATCTCTCTTAACTGAATGTGTCTACCTCAGTTCTTGACAAGAAACTGCCAGATTTCCCCTTTACACTGGCAGGAGAGTTGAGGAATCCTGAGCCAAAACATTCAAGTGTATCTACCTCCCCCAACCCCCAGCTATGTGAGGAATGAACACACAGGctgaaaacagaacagcaaGTTTGTGCAGGTTGTGTTTCTAATGCATTTCTAAATGTCTCAGATCTATATTAAGTTTCTGCTCAGCTCAGTTCTGGCATTGGAGTCTCACAATCTTCCTTCAGTAGCAAAGTGTGCATTATGAACGTGATCTGGCACCAGGcctgggcaggggagggaaaTAAATTCAGTGAGAAACATTCAGGTCCACAAGAGATTAGTGGAACTCACAGCAGCTCCACACAGTTGTTTACCAAGACTTCTGCAAAGAATTAACAAAACCAGCACGTAGTTCATCCCCTTAATGGGAATCTAAATAAACCAAAGCAGATTTGCAAACTTATTACGTGTCTGCTGCCCCTGTCTGGGAATTAATTACGTTGTGCAAATTAAAGAAACGCAATGGGAAACAAATTCCTCCTATTGTCAATCTTTCCCTCTCACTCTGCTGAAATAGTAACATTGCACTTCACTTTCACACTCATGGAAATGTGAAAAAGCAAAGATGTTGTCAGATgattccattttattttgtgaCAATAGAGTTATCAAGCAACTGGAGTCACAGTAACTAAATTACCACACGCCTAACACATGCTGTTGTACCTTAGAAATCTGTATttactttgcattttattttgttatgaaACTTCCAGTTTGAAGATTACAAAGAAAGTGCTTGCAAACCACCCCCAGCCTTGTTCCTTTTTAAGCACAGATGTCCAGTGtaagaataaatataaaaactcAGATGATCTACATCTTATGCAGAGGGTCTATACTGAATAGATTAAGAACTAGAGGGACCTTTGCATAACCGAAttttcctgcacacacagaaaaagaatcAAGTTATGAGATTAAAATCTATTTCTATTTAATATATTAGACAGGGTAGGAAGCTCTATACATGCATTTACAGCTCACAGGACTTTGGCCATCAGTGTTTTGAGTTATCAGGGTAGGAAGCTCTATACATGCATTTACAGCTCACAGGACTTTGGCCATCAGTGTTTTGAGTTATCATGGAGAATAAGGTGTTTAAAAATGCTCTTCTTCCTAATTAATCTCAGGTTTAATGCAGACTGACTTCACctgttaaaataaaaccatctcTTGACCAGCTCACTGTCATTCTCTCCCAAAGCCACAGTTTGCATATCCCAGATTGCAGGGGGGGTTAATGCAGAAACACAGGCACCTAAATTTGGTGTTTTATGAGACTGCCCTCACAGATTAAACAAAGCCAAGGCAAGGAAGGTCAGTACTCACCCTGGTCAATGGAGTGCTGGGGAAGTTGGCTGAGCTGGCTGTTCACCACCCCTGCGTACGTGCGCAAGAACTCCTCCTCGCTGGCCGTCAGCTGGGGGAACAGGCAGTCAGCAAAGGGGAAACCAGGACACAGCATCTCCCACTCCCCAAGAAAACATCACAGCTGCCTCTATTCTCCTTCCAGCACTTTAATCACCTGTTTTTtgtgcagctctgccctcagcaAACTGAGATGTTGTGAATTCGTGGGCAGACTCAAAGTCACCTTAAAACGGTcactttgctttgctgtttttccCAGTGAGGAAAAGCTTTAAATCTAAACATCTGATCATTTATCCATACATGGCAGTTTCAGGCATCACAAGTCTCATAATATTTAAGCAAAAATCAATTGTGTTTAACTGCAGATAATGGTTAAATCAACAATGGCTAAAACAATTCTGTGTAAAACCAGACCCTCACCTGCCCATCTCTACAAGCACTATCCCAGTTACTACAAAAATGTCTGGAAGGCCATAAAATATGGGCTATGAAGTGCATCTTACATTTGATCCCATCTTCCTCAGCATGAGTAGAACTCTCACTTTCTGCTGGATGTACATCTCCTCCGGACTCTTTCCGGGGACGCCCTCACGGTTCATTcccctcctgccagctcctggaTTTCCTGAGGATCACAAGAAGACAAACTAAAATAGTTAGTGGGGCATAAAAGGAAGAGAAGTTTAATTTACCTGTTTTTCACCAGTTGGCAGATCACTGAATATCCTGGGAGAACAAGGAATCACATCCTTCATCGGAGAAATCCTTAAAACTGTGAACAGCTAAATCGGGCCTTACATATGCAAACGTTCACTGAGGCTGATGTTCACATCCCCAGCAGCTCATTATCTGTGGTTACCTTACTGCCTGAGCAGAAGAAGAATTCTAACAACCAGATGAAAGGTTCACCCTGACAGAAGAGACCATGGTTTAGGGTGTTTTCCATAAATAAGCACAACCAGAATGAAAACAGGATGCAGAAAGCACAGCCATCGAGCCTGCAATAGCTTAACAAAAGCTGTGTGAAATCTAAGCTCTTAAGTCTTCCtcctctctgtttttattttttcctttatatatCATGTAAAAAAGGCCACTGCACTTCTGTAAAAGCTACTAAAATTTATGAAATGGTTTTGGAGAGAAAGAAGAGCCAAGAAGAGCAGGCAAGGAGTAGAGTTTATCATCCTTTCTCCTATCATTTCAAACGtgaacttttgctttttttattttaataaaaaataatgatgttATGGAATAAACAGCCTGTGCTATCTGAATTCTATAGCACAAAGCATGATTATACTTTGTTATGTATCTGGTCATTATTTAAGTTCCACAACAGGGTGtttacagagacaaaaaaaaacaacaaacaaaaccaacagagATACTCTTCAGCTGCTCTTAAAAATGATCCTGAAGTTTATTAAGTCAACAATAGCAAAAACATaaactgaaattcagaaaataacaCACTCAAATAACACACTTTTAGAGCAGCATCACAAACTGAACTAAACTCTTACAGGTGCTGTGGGTTGGGGAAATGTAACCCCTGCCAGGACCTGGagggagatggagagagactgtttacaatcctggagtgccaggacaagggggaatggcttcccactgagagagaggaggtttagatgggatatagggaagaaattcttccctgtgagggtggggaggccctggcacatgttgcccagagaagctgtggctgccccagccctggaagtgtccaaggccaggctggatggggcttggagcaacctgggacagtggaaggtgtccctgcccatggcagggggtggaatgggatggtctttaaagtcttttcccacccaaaccatcctgtgattccatgactgtGGATGGAGGTGTGAGCCAGCCCCTCCTGCACCACACACAGCTCACAGAAGTGGCTCCAGAGCAGGTCTCCAATTGGTTTTCATCCCCAGAACTGGGTCTGGTCCCACACCAAGCCATAAATCTGACTTCCTGAACCTCAGTAACCAAGGGAATACACTACCCAAGGCTGCCTTAGTGAAGGCTCTACCCCAGCAGGTTCAAACACTGTTTTCCCTGTAATGTTTTCCTGCAGTCATTACCAACCTCTCCCCTCACTTCATTTTCATTATGGCTTTTAAGGGAAAGTAATCTGGGTGTGGAAACAGTTTAAAATTACACATAGGCCCTCCTGAGTGAGTCAGAAGCAATGCaaacttcagcagcagctgctgggataGGCTTTGCCACCCACATTACTGAGCATGGAGATAACAGCAGTAAAAAGTGAGAAAGATCCATCACAGCCCTTCCTGAACGAGTTTCAGTGGGAAGACCTTCATGAAGCTGATTTGCTGTTGATGGTTCTGCCTGGAAACTTGCAGCCTGTACATGTGCAAGgtgattttttgatttttttttgccataatCAGCAAACTGCTCTCTGAAGGAAGAATAAAACAATCCCCTATTTCTGTGTAGTGTCAACTCAAATAAGTAAATTGGATGATGTTACTGAGCACATACTCCACAGTGCAATTTACTGAGGATGCCACCAGTAAGACAATGAACAAAACCAGGGCAAGAGACACTAAGTTATGTTTATCCAGAgactgataaaaaaataaacatttatcaAGATAACAAGTCAGGCTGAAAGGTTGTGACTGGTTcttaatattataaatattttttttttaaaatattgttactTGAAAAGGGAAGGTGCTGTACTAGTAACCAATCAactcaggaaagaaaaaccatGACAGCAAAACCCTGAAATGCAGTTACACATCTGtggtttaaaaatgaaacaaaacatatGGGATATCAATAGGTGGCACCATCCACAAGCACCAAGAAAATGCCCTggctgcccctgtgccagcGAGGAAGACCCGTCCACTTCAACACTCCTCTACACATCAGACACTGTGCAGCCTGTACATGTTATTATTCATTGTTTCCCATCATAGTTATATTCCAGTTGTTTATTAATTCTCAAACTTTAAAAAGGGGGTGATGGAAATTCCTGTCTAAACCTGCTTTTTCTAAAGGAACCTTCAGCCAAAATGGATTTGTCACGAACCCACCTATTTAACAGGAAGGGTTAAGATCCTGAAGCCTGAATGCTCCACATGGTGAGCaacatgggggaaaaaagcactcAATATGGcccaaaatatatatataaagagatTAAATTAAGCTGCTTTTCATTCACCACACAATCATTTTGGTCAACAGCCTCAACCATCACAGGTCTTCATATTTGGTGACATCagagtggaaagaaaagagtCTTTAAACAGCACTGAGACCCCAGCATGAAAAATTTGAACATCTCTCTGCTCCTGTTACATAAAGCTTTCATAAGACAGGGTTTAGGCTGACAATAGCACCCAGCAGATATTACATCAGAGTTCCAAACCCACGTACAGAGCTGCTCCATGCCCAGACAACAACACGCTCCATCTTTACAAAGGACGGACTGAAAAATCTTATCAAAAATCTTATCAAAGTACTTCTCAGCTTTGTTTTCTCAAGAAAGCTACATTAATATGCTCTACATAACGAAACATTACTCAAGCAGCATTTCCCTGCCCCTACAATCCTTTCTGGCACGTGGATGAAGTCGTTGTTGCCCCATCCCCAACCAACAAAACCAGCAGATTTCCCTGCCAACGTACCTGCTTCTAAAAACCACAGCAGATGAGATAACCCACGTGTTCAGTCCTGATTAGTGACTGGGGCTGGGAAAAATGTATGAGGAAACTGCCCTGTGAAAACAAATGAGCAAAGCATTACAGAAATATCCACAGCTGAACCCCATAAAGACCCTTCATTCCATAAGCCCTGAAATCTCAGTCTGCTTCAGAACACGGCCTAGGTAAAACTCATACAACTGCTGCTTGTCTGGAGCCTGGAgacccttttttctttttaaagagtaagtttttaaaaattcaagcCATTCTTCATCTGCAGGATTTCCACCCTGACCATACCAATGACGTTCCCAACCCTTTGAGAACTAAATAAATGCATTCAAGCTTTGCATTCTTTAGGAAGATTTCAGCATAAAACCCAATCCCTTGGAAAAACCAACAGACATTGTGACATGGAGTTTCTTCTagtaaaaaccccaaaagaggCATATCTCACCAAGGATTTGAGGAGAACTAGGGAGAAATGTAAAGCATGCTGATTTTGACCAAAATTATTGTTTTCAACTCTGCCTGTGTCATCTGAATACAGCAATTCCAGAGACTGGCACTGGAAAGCTGGGCTGGAAAACCCTTTGCACAGAGTTTTTCAGATCAACTTCACTGTTCAGTCCCCAACAGCCAGAAGCAGTTATTTACTTCTAGTTTTCAGACTTGTGACATATTTCTGAACATATTTTACAACTGGGTCTCAGGGCATGGTAAGAATTCAGTACTTCCTACCCACCCCATCAGCCTCTAAGACAAGCAGCTCAATGTCACAACTGAAGTGACAGTTCAAACCCTCTGTAACAGGCAATGGAACAAGAAGTGCCACCACCCAGGACAGCATCACAGCCAGAACCACGTAAAAAATGGCATAAATTGCTGTATTTAATGAAAGGTTTCTGATTAGGGTAGATATGCACACCTGATATGGTAGATATGGTCACCATTTGTTAATGAAGTCCAGATGAAATGTAGCAAACACATTCTCCCTTTTTTATCattcttccccctcctttctgTGGTCACCAAGCGAAGGCTGATCTACACTAATTCCATTTTTCCATGGCTGTTCAGCACTCCATGCAGATGCCATCAGCAGCAGGGAAGCAAGACAGGAGTAGCCAGAGCTACTCCACTGTTCTGTActccagagaaaagctgaatCCAAGATCCTGCTGGAGCTTCACCTGGAGGTTCTCTGCAGTGTCTCTCAGGAAAAGGTGTTGGGAGCACCTGAGCTTTATCAATGGCTTAAAAGAAGCATTTCACCTCTCCAGAGGAGAGGAACTGCCTGCTCTGAAAGGATTATTGAAGCCAGACCTCACTAATTAGTTCCCAGTGTTCTTGCCCTCTAAATACAGGGTCCCAGGAAAGATTATCTCCAGCACTGACAATGGGACCTATTCCAGTGACTAATTGCTGCTCCCACTTCTATGGACTTCAAAGacccacccaccaccaccaccactgcaCAAATATCACAACTGTGTGAGCTCCTTCCTAAAGGAGGGGATTAGGGCATGGGAAGCACTGGGAACTTGCCAGGTTTGTCCCCAGCTGAACTCACCTCACCACTGACACCACACACGTGGGTGGGACATCAACCTTGCACCCCAGAATTTGGGAACTCCTCTGTTAAACCACAGGGCACATCCCCTGAAGAACAAGCACCTTTACTGCTAAAGGCTCCAAAAATAACTGGAGTAAATAAAATTAGGCTTCGTTACTTTTTCTTAagtaagagaacaaaataagAATAAAGGTTCTTCCACCAACTTGTTCCCATCTGTTCTAAACAGCAGCTCACACTTCCAGCGTTTTCAACTGCACACCAGCATTTCCACATTCATCTCTAACAAACCCTAAGAAATAAGATCTAAAAGTATTTCACAACTGTgtatttttggggggtgggagggaagaagTGCAAAATAGGAGAGAGAGTTTAGCAAGacagctgaggagcagctgaatcACTGCTGGCACGAGCTCTGCTCCCCATCCTAAGAGTCCTGATAGACCCGAGGCCTCAACGATCCATCCTTAAGAATCTCCCAGGTCAGGCAGTGCTTGGCTTCAGTTGCAATTCCCAGCTCTGAATTCCTCTTCTTTGCTCACCTCTATCCCCTTTCTAATCCTGCAAGGTCAGAACATTGTTTACTTTTGGCTTCTTTTAAGCCATTGATAaagctcagctgctcccaacaccttTTCCTGAGAGACACTGCAGAGAACCTCCAGGTGAAGCTCCAGCAGGGTCTTGGattcagcttttctctggagTACAGAACAGTGGAGTAGCTCTGGCTACTCCTGTCTTGCTTCCCTGCTGCTGATGGCATCTGCATGGAGTGCTGAACAGCCATGGAAAAATGGAATTAGTGTAGATCAGCCTTCGCTTGGTGACCAcagaaaggagggggaaaaaaggataaaaaagggAGAGTGTGTTTGCTGCATTTCATCTGGACTTCATTAATACTCAGTTCCCAATTTTTGTCACTGTCTAAACAAGGGTCAGCTGCTCCCTTTACCTTCTAATTCTGCCAGATCCAGGTGGGGCTGAGCATCACTGTCTGCAGCTGCTTGGGCTCAGCCCACTGATCAGCACTTCCCCCATGATTCACAAGATTCAGATTTTGTCCTGGTCACGGGATTCTGTCAAAGCTTAACTCCCACCACGTActcccaggagcaggagaaaagaaataactGAACCCTTTCCAACTCAGGCATCACTAGaatacaaaacatttctcaAATGACAATCAAAGCTGCTCTTGCCCCAATGGGCTTACTTTCCTAGACTGGATTTAAGAAGAGATAAAACCATGCAAGGCTCTTTACCATggaaatgaaatgtaaaaaactattttaagcACAAAGACCCCAGATTCAATTCATGCTTATCCTTCCATCCTAAATAATTCTACTTCTTTACAATGGTTTACACTTGGGCCAGAGACTGCTACAGAGGGTATTTAACttacagaaaaatttaaaagcagagaaataataACTACAGGTTCAGAGATGTTGGGAGATGGACAAAGGTCAAAGTGTCAGCTTAAGTGCTGTCACTTAAGAGACCACGATGCTTCCCCACATTGTGAGGATAAAGGAGTTTTTAGGCTAAAATATAAGGCACAatcactgaaaagaaacatgtttttaaagtaCATGTCACTGAATTACAACAGCACAAGGAAAGTGAGCTGGCACCGGGGTGCCAAGGGCTGGATGCTGGGAGTGGAATGTCAGCTGATCAGCAAAGATAAAGACTGATTTTGCACATCCCACCCATCACCAACAGACTCATCAACAGCACTAATGAATCCTACTGTGTACAGTTAAAATACACAGTTAATTTATTTACCTATTCTTGTTCAGGCATCTTATATTGCACATGAGAAACAGTCGCTGAAAATCAACATTTCAATCTGTATTTTCAGCACAAAAAGCCAGACAGGGAGATAGAAAAACAAGAACTGCTGTGTACTGGACTGAAGGAATCTCCACAGCATCAACAGAGCTCAACTGGAAAACTGTTCATCCAAGGGAATGAACAGGCAAAGCAATTCCAAAGCCCAGTGACACGTTCACTGATATGTACTGGCCTAACAAAGAAATCCTGGGGTCTCAGCTGAATTTCTGGGAATCATATGCAGGATTATTAGCACTGAAGGAAGAGATGCCAAAGGCTGGTGAAGCCATAGGGAATTCACTGCTCTGTCAGCTCTGGAACTGGTCTCTCCAGGTGAGGGGGAGGCAGATGTGCAGAGCCAACAGGAAAGTTTGGGCTGCCAGGACTTCCCTATTGCAGCCAAACGTGGCTCTACTCCCCTGTGCCACTTTTCAATTCCCTTCTCATAAAAAGGATTAACCTGTGCCTTTCAAAAGCTGCAGTTTGAGTCTGAAACTACAACATTCTTCACTAAACTGTGTTAAAAGACTAAATCCTTCAAGCTTGTCCTGCTGCATCCAACACACTGCAAATGGACATAATTGGGTCACCTCATTCTCCCTTGTTTGCCAGGCACAGGCAACGAAACTTagttctcatttatttttcagatgatTCACACGACAGAATAATAAACAACAACGATCTAAATATTACAGCCCAaactgccagcccagctctgcccaagCAATACATCTGAATTTGCAAAcattccctccctttcccaggcagggaaggaggttGGTCGGCCAACAGCTGGGAAAGCTGTGCTGGTGTTCAGTCCCTCCCCACACTCCTGCAGTGGGCTGGGTGAGGATCCCAGgaattccttctgctctgcaagGCCCAACATGTGGAGTGGGCAGAGCCAAGCACGCCTGACATCCCCACGTGCCCGCTGCCAAACCCATCTCCTGGGCTCTGGGGAGGGGATGTGCAATTCTGGGCTCTGGGAAGGGGATGTTGAATTCTGGGCTCTGGGGAGGGGATGTTGAATTCTGGGCTCTGGGAAGGGGATGTGCAGTcctgggctctgggaagggatgTGCAATCCTGGGTTCTGGGAAGGGGATGTGCAGTCCTGGGTTCTGGGAAGGGGATGTTGAATCCTGGGTTCTGGGAAGGGGATGTGCAATcctgggctctgggaagggatgTGCAATCCTGGGTTCTGGGAAGGGGATGTGCAGTCCTGGGTTCTGGGAAGGGGATGTTGAATcct
Above is a window of Pseudopipra pipra isolate bDixPip1 chromosome 22, bDixPip1.hap1, whole genome shotgun sequence DNA encoding:
- the CTNNBIP1 gene encoding beta-catenin-interacting protein 1, translated to MNREGVPGKSPEEMYIQQKVRVLLMLRKMGSNLTASEEEFLRTYAGVVNSQLSQLPQHSIDQGAEDVVMAFSRSETEDRRQ